CGGGCACCCCGACGACGGCGGCCTCGCGCACCGCCGGGTGTGTGTAGAGGACGTCCTCGACCTCGCGCGGCCACACCTTGAAGCCGGAGGCGTTGATCATGTCCTTCTTGCGGTCGACGACGTAGAGCCAGCCCTGTTCGTCCATGAAGCCGATGTCGCCGGTGCGCAGTTCGGCGCCGGGGAAGGTCTCGGCGGTGGCGTCGGGGCGGCGCCAGTAGCCGGGCACGACCTGCGGGCCCCGGACGACGATCTCGCCCTGCTCCCCGAAGGGCACCTCCTCGCCGGCGTCGTCGACGATCCGTACGACCGTGTCTGGGCCGGGCAGTCCCACGGCCAGGGTCCCGGACACCGGGTCGACCGGCGCCTCCAGACCGGGCGGCACGGAGGCGCAGGGCGCGGTGCACTCGGTCAGGCCGTAGCCGTTGCGAATGTACGGCCCGAAGCCGGCCCGGAACTTCTCCACCAGGGCGGGCGGCAGCGGGGCGCCGCCGGAGGAGATCACCCGGAAGGAGGAGAAGTGGTCGCGGGTGACGGAGGGGTGAGCCGCCAGCGCCATGAAGGCCGTGGACGGTCCGACGGTGTAGTGCGGGCGGTGCTCGGCGAACGCGTCCAGCACCAGGCCCGGCTCGAAGCGGTAGGCCAGCACCAGCGTGCCCCCGCTGTTCAGGCAGGCGCCGAACTGGCAGACCATGCCGGTGATGTGGAACAGCGGCGCCAGCGCGAAGTACACGGGCCGCTCGGGCAGACCGAGGCCGGTCCGCTGCCGCTCGGCGTTGTACATGATGTTGCCGTGCGTGTTGGTGGCGCCCTTGGGCGTGCCGCTCGTGCCGGAGGTGTAGCTGATCAGCGCGATGTCGGAGGGGCCGGGATCACGGTCCTCGGGCGCCTTGTGCCCGGCCCGTGCCACGGTCACCAGGTCGTCGGCGTCGGGGGCCTGCGGCAGGCGCTCGAAGGTCAGTACACGCGCGTCGCCGCGGCTCTGGAAGTCCAGCTCGCACCCGGTGAGCACGATCCGCACCGGCGAGTCGGCGGCCGTCTCGCGCAGATACGACTCCCAGGCCCGGTCCGAACAGATCAGCGCGGCCACCTCGCCGTCCCGCAGGACGTGGGCCACCTCGCCCGACTTGTACATCGGGTTGACGGGCACGACGACCGCGCCCGCCTTCCACGCGCCCAGCAGGGCGAGCACGAAGTGCGGGGAGTTCTGCAGCAGCACCGCGACCCGGTCGCCGCGCCGCAGGCCGCGGGCCGCGAGGTGCCCGGCGACGGAGTCGCTGAGCTCGTCGACCTCGCGGTAGGTCAGCCGGCCGTCGAAGTAGGCCAGGAAGTCGGTGCCGGGCGTCTCGGCCACGGCGGCGCGCAGGGCGTGCACCAGGGAGCCGGCCGGGCTGATCGGGCCCTTCTGGGCGTCACTGAGCAGGCCGAGCCAGGGCTTGGCCGCGTAACGGGACTCGGTCACCGGGCCTCCTCCCACTGCTGCTGGATGCGGTTCATGCCGGACAGCCACCGGTCGGGGTCACCGGCCCGGGCCTGGTGGTAGGCGGCGACCTCGGGGTGCGGCAGGATCAGGAAGCGGTCCGCCTCGATGCCCTGAAGCAGCGCGTCCGCCACGGCCTCCGGCTCGATCGCGGTCGGCCGGAGCACGAGGTCCCCGGCGCTGCCGGTGGCGGCCAGCATGTCGGTGCGGACGCCCTGCGGGCAGATCGCGTGGACCTTCACGCCCCGGTGCCGGTACGTCAGCGAGAGCCACTCGGCGAAGGCGAGCGCGCCGTGCTTGGTGACCGCGTAGGGCGCGGCGCCGATCATGGTGAGCAGCCCGGCGGCGGACACGGTGGAGACGAACCGGCCGCTGCCGCGCTCCAGCCAGGCGGGCAGCAGTTCCTGCGCGGCCCGCACATGGGCCATCACGTTCACGTCCCAGGACAGGGCCCACGCCTTCTCGTCCAGCGGCTGCCCGGGCTCGATGCCGTCGGCGGCGACACCGGCGTTGGCGCAGTAGACGTCGACGGTCCCGCCGAGTGCGTCGCGGGCGTCGCCGATGATCGCCGAGGCGTCGCCGGGCACGGCGATGCCTCCGATGTCGTCCGCGATCTGCTTGGCCCGCTCGGCGTCGAGGTCGTTGACCACGACCCGGGCCCCTTCGGCGGCGAACCGCCGGGCGAGCGCGGCCCCGATCCCGCCGCCGGCCCCCGTGACAACGACTCCGGCCTCCTGAAAGGCTCCCACCATCGGTCTCCTCGTTCGCGGCTCAGCAATGGCGTCAGACTAACCGGTCGGTATGTACCAGGGAAGAGGCACGGAAGGGGCATCGACCACGCCCCTGAAAGGGGCGCGGGGCTGTACCCATATGCGGCTCCGCCCCGTGGACGCGACAAGCCACAGCCGGCCCCGCAGCCTCCCCACAGCCCGCGGAAGCGCATACCGTGCCCATGCCGACCGTTCCCGCTCAAGGAGGTCACCGTATGCGCCCTTCCAGACGAGCCGTCATCACCACTGCCACGGCGGCAGCCTTATCAGCCACCTCCACCGCAGCCGCCGCCCAGCGCCAAAGGCACCTGCGCACCGGCTTCGAACGCCTCGCCCAGGACGGCTACTCCCTGCTCGACGGCGAAAGGGTCGGCATCGTCACCAACCCCACCGGCATCACCCGCGACGCCCGCCACATCGTCGACGTCATGCACGCCGACAGCCGTGTCGGCCTCACCGCCGTCTTCGGCCCTGAGCACGGCTTCCGCGGCACCGCCCAGGCCGGCGGCTCCGAGGGCCGCTACGACGACCCGGCGACCGGCCTGCCCGTCTACGACACGTATCTCAAGAGCGGCCGGGCGCTCGCGGACATCTTCACCGCGTCCGGCGTGGACACGGTCGTCTTCGACATCCAGGACGTCGGCGCCCGCTTCTACACGTACATCTGGACGCTGTACGACTGCATGGAGGCCGCGCAGCTCGCCGGCAAGCGGTTCGTCGTGCTGGACCGGCCGAACCCGGTGACCGGCCGCGCGGCCCTCGGCCCGGTCCTGCACAAGGAGTTCGCGACGTTCGTCGGGCGGCAGCCCGTCTCCCAGGCGCACGGGATGACCGTCGCCGAGCTGGCGCGCCTGTTCAACGAGGAGTTCCTGACCGAGGCCGTACCGCTGGAGACCGTGACGATGTCGGGCTGGAAGCGCTCGGACTTCTACGACGCCTCCGGACTGCCCTGGGTGCCGCCGAGCCCGAACATGCCGACGCCGGAGACGGCCCTGGTGTACTCGGGGACGTGTCTGTTCGAGGGCACGAACCTGTCGGAGGGGCGCGGCACGACCCGGCCGTTCGAGCTGCTGGGCGCGGAGGGCGTCGACCGGCGATGGGCGGCCGCGGTGAACGAACTCGCCCTGCCCGGGGTCCGGTTCAGGGAGGCCTATTTCGCGCCCACGTTCTCGAAGTTCCAGGGGAAGACGATCGGCGGGGTGCAGGTCCATGTGCACGACCGGGCCGCCTTCGATCCGGTGCGCACGGGGATCGCCCTGCTCGTGACCGCGAAGCAGGTCTGGAGCGGTTTCGCCTGGCGCCCGGACCACTGGATCGACAAGCTCACCGGCTCCACCCGCGTGCGGACGATGATCGACGCGGGCGCGGACACCGACGAGGTGGTGGCGGGGTGGCAGGAGGAGCTGGCGGCGTTCCGCAGGACGCGGCGGAGGTACCTGCTCTACCGCTGAGGTGAATACGCCGTGACGTATGGCCAAGCTCCCCTGTTCGCAGGACGATGCGCCACATCGTGGCGTCACCCGGCGACCAGGGGGCCTGTCATGGCGGATCCGGCGATGAGTGTGACTCCCTACTGGGAGCTGGCCTTCGACGCGGACGGGGACCCGGGGGGCCGCGGGCGCGACCGGCTGCTCGCCGGGGTGCGGGAGCGGGGCGTGCGCGATCTGATCGTCTTCGCGCACGGCTGGAACACCGACCGCTCGGGCGCGAACCGCCTCTACGACCGCTTCTTCGCGCCCGTGCCGCGGCTGGCCCCGGCGGCCCGGGTCGGGTACGCCGGGGTGCTGTGGCCGGCGATGCGGTTCTCCGACGAGCCGATCCCGGACTTGCCGCGAGCCGTGGCGGCCGAGCCGGCGAGGCGCCCGGTGCTGGACAAGGACACCCGGCACGCCCTGCTGGAGACGTTCCCGGGCCGGGCGATCCTGGTCGACCAGATCGCCCGGCTGCTGGAGCAGCAACCGCCGGAGGAGGCCGAGCTGGAGGAGTTCGGGCGGCTGGTGCGGACCCTGGTGGAGGTGGTGGCGCCCGGGCCGCAGGCGCTGTTCGCGGCGGATACGGTGGCGGAGGGCGTGCCGCAGAGCGAGCCGGAGATGTTCGCCGGATCGGCGGCGGCCTGCGAGGAGTTCGCGCGGGCCCTGGGGGAGCTCGAGGCGTCCGGGCCGCAGCAGGGCTTCAGGATCCCCAGCCCCTGGGACGGCGCCCACGAACTGCTGCGGCAGGCGACGTACTACGCGATGAAGCGGCGCGCGGGAACCGTCGGGGAGCGGGGGCTCGGCCGGGTCGTCGGGCAGCTCGCGAAGGCGGCTCCGAAGGTGCGGGTGCACCTGGTCGGGCACAGTTTCGGCGCGCGGCTGGTGTCCTTCGCGCTGCGCGGCCTTCCCGAGGGTGTGCGCACGGTGAAGTCGGTGACGCTGCTCCAAGGGGCGTTCTCGCACTACGCGTTCGCGGCCCGGCTGCCGCACGACGCCCGGGCCGGCGGGGTGCTCCAGGGGCAGCAGAACCGTGTCGACGGGCCCCTGGTGTGCTGCCACTCCCGGCACGACGCGGCCCTGGGCACGATGTACCCGCTGGCCTCGCGGATGGCGGGCGACAGCCGGTCGGCCACCGAACTGGACATGGGGCGGGCCCTGGGCGCCAAGTGGGGCGCGATGGGCCACGACGGGGTGCAGGCGGTGCCGGGCACGCGTGCGTACACCCTCGCCGGGGCCCTGGAGGCGAGACTGCCCGCCTCGGGATGCGTGAACGTCGACGCGTCCGCCGTGGTCCGGCGCGGCGGGCCGCCGGCCGGTGCGCACAGCGACATCCTGCACGCGGAGCTGGCCCGGCTGGTGCTGGCGGCGGGCCGTGTGCGCTGACCCGCCGCCGCTTCACGCGTGACCGGTGTGGGCTGGTCACCGGTGTGTGGTGGTCACCGGTGTGGTGGTCACCGGTGTGAGGTGAATTCCACGACCTGCTGGTAGGTCGGCCGGTTCTGCCAGCTGATCTTGCCGTGCTTGATGCCGCCCAGGGTGCGGTGGTTGATGGAGTCGGCGCACCACTGGTCGCCCGCCGCGCACACGTCGTCGCCGGGGTAGACCTGGGCCGCGGTCTTTCCGGCCGCATGCTTCAGGGTGCCGATGAGGGTGTCCCGGCAGGCACCGAGGCTGCCGTCGCCGCAGTACGTGCGGGCCAGCGGCCCCTTCACCGGCTCACCGAGCACCGTGCGGATGTCCTTGTCGACGTAGCTCCACCAGCCGTACTGGAAGGAGCTTCCCGCGTGCGAGCCGGTCGGGCCGTGCGCGGCCGACGGGGACTCGTCGACGGGGAGGCCGGCGGTGACGGCCGTGTAGAGGTCGCTGCCGAGGCCCGGTTCGAACTCGGCCTCGACCAGGAGGGGCCACCAGGCGTCCAGGATGCGGATCGCGTCGGCGTCGGCGTACCTCTTCGAGCCGGCAGCGGTCTCCGTGCGCTTGCCGCCGGCGGCGACCCAGGCCTGGAGTTTGCTCACGGCGGCCGACGCGGCCGGGTCGGTGACGGGCGAGCTCGTGACGACCTTCAGGAGCTCGGGCAGGACGTCCTCGGCCCGCAGGTCCGCCAGCGCGGCGTCGGCCATGGCCTTCACCAGGGCGGCCCGGGTCACCCCGCCCTGCTGGACGAGCTTCTTCACCCGGTCCTCCAGGAGGTTGCCGCGGTGCACCGAGCCGTTGCCCCAGGGTGCGGTCGTGTAGTCCTTGGCCTGCTTGTTGTTCCAGGAGACGTAGTAGTCCTGGTCGATGGAGTGGGGGTGGGCGGAGGGCGGGGTGTAGTCGGCCGTGTTGGACGCCGGGTACCAGCCGCGCCACTCGTAGGCCGGCCGGGCCCATGCCGGGAACTCGGAGTCGACGCCGGCCGCGCGCACCGGGTTGTCGCCGCTGTTGTAGTACGCGGTGTGTTCGGAGTCGGCGTAGAACCAGTTGAAGGTGTAGTTGATGTGCTGCACGGCCTTCTGGAAGGACTCGGGGCCCTTGACGTGGTCGGGGTCGTTCAGCATCTGGAAGCCGATGATGGAGTCGGCCTCGTGCAGGAAGGACGAGCGCAGGGTGGTGTAGGCGACCTTCTTGCCGCCGACCGTCGCGCGGTATTCGACGGGTCCGTACTTGGTGCGCCAGACGCGCATGGTGTACGAACCGGCCGCGGTGCCGTCGGCGGTCGTGGGCTTCCAGGCATTCTTCTGCTCGATCTTCTCCATCGGCGTGCAGGTGCCGCGGTACAGGTAGTGGTAGTCGTCCTGGCACAGTTCGACGGCGTAGGAGTCGATGATGTCCTGGCCGGAGGTCGTGGCGCTCCACGCGTAGTCCTGACCGCGGCCGAGTTCGACGTACATGCTCAGGCCTGCGAAGGAGGCGCCGCGGGCGCTGATGCCCGGGCCCTGAATCTCCTGGAGCAGCAGCAACTGGGGGGCGAAGTAGCCGGTCTGCGGGCCGAACACGGCGACGGGGTGGCCACTGGCGGTGTGCTCGCCGCTGACCACGAGGGCGTTGGACATGCCGCGCCTGGCGGACGAGGTGGCGGTTTTCGCGGCGTGGCCGGAGGCGCCGGTCGCGGCGGCCGTCGCGGCGCTGCCGGTGCGGTCGTACACGAGAGGCTCCGGCTCCACCGAGCCGGCGTCGGGCAGGGCCGTGCCCTGCGGGTCGGCCGGCTTGGTGCCGTAGGGGAACCTGCCGCCCTGCTGGGTGAGGACGGCCTCCGGGTCGTTGCGCATCCGGAAGGACTCCCAGACCTCGGTGCCCTCGGTGACGCCGTACTTCTCCTGGGCGGCCAGCAGCGAGAGGGCGTTGTTCACGTCGCCGCCTCCGCCGGAGCCGAACAGCGCGCCGATGACGGAGGCCAGCGCGACCAGGTCGGTGATCTTGAAGTGTTCGATGGTTCCGGCGTTGGTCACTGAGTCCTTGTGCCCGGTGAGTACGTACTCACCGGGGAAGGTGCGCCCGCTGTCGGAGGCGTCGATGTAGGAGTTGATGCCGTCGAGGTAGGCCCTTGCGTCGGCGAGGGCCTGTTGTCCGCGTTCGCCGTTGGTGGCCACGGCGTTGTCGATCTGCGCCCGCAGATCGGCCTCGCTGTACGGGGCGTGCCGCCAGAACTGCTGCTCGAGGCCCTGGTTGGAGGGCGCACCGCCCGCGAAGGAGGTCAGCTGTCCGCGCCCGACGTGCCGGAAGACGTCCATCAGCCACAGCCGGTCCTGGGCCGCCGCATAGCCGGCGCCGAACTCCGTGCCGTATCTGGTGGTACCGGTGATGTGCGGCACACCGGTCTTCTTGTCCCGGACGATCGTCACGTCACCGCGTCCGGCGGGTTTGACGGTGGAGGCGACCTGGTCGGCGGGGACCCCGAAGGACGCGTCGTTGAAGAAGGTGTTGATCTTGTCGTTGGTGAGGCCCGAGTAGCCCTTGGCCAGGTCGGCGTAGGGCCCGAGCTGGTCCTCGGCATGCTGGGGCTGGGTGCCGAAGGCCTGGTTGAGGAGGATCTGCGCGAGGGTGGCGTTGCCGTTCTGACCGGGCGGGAGGATGTCCGAACACTGATTGCCGCAATGGTCGTTCGCCGCGGCCGTGACCTGCGCCGCCGCCGTTTCCGAGGCGCCTGCCGGGGCAAGCGGCGACAAGAGACCCGCGATCAGCGTGCATACCGATGCTGTCTTCAGGAACCCGGGGATTCCGCTGGGAGTTCTCATTCTGTCGAGAACGGTGCGTGGGGCACGCCGTGGCATGGGGGGCTCCTCCCGACGGGGGTGGGCGGGATGTTACCGCCGGTATCCCCCGGCTTGAAGATGAACAAGCGTCACTTTGTGAAGTCAGCACAACAGGCACAGGAATCACGGCAGTCGACTCGCGAGCCTCTTCGGGCCGCTTATGGAGGCCATTTGAAATCGGATGGAGCCGATTCGCTTGTCGATACGTCTATTCGGCGACGTCCGTACGACGACGCCGAAGTGACCGGATTACAGGTGCAGGTGTGACGGAGGTGCAGGACGATGGCGGGTTTCCGGAGTCTGGCGAGACAGGTGCGCGATCCGCGGTGCGATCTGGCCTTGCGGCGTTATTCGCTGCGCAAGTGCCTTGAGAGGTTCGCGCCTTACGGACACAGGGCGACCTGGGACCATCTGTGCTCCCGGGCGGGGTTCGGCCCCGAGGACCGCTCTCCCGATCCGGTGCGGCTCGTGGCCGCACTGGACGAGCTGGAGGAGGCGCGGGCGGTCTGGCTGGCCTACGAGGTCGAGTTCGCCGAGCGCCGCAAGAAGGAGAAGCACGACGGGCTGCGCAGCCCGGGCAGTGTGGACGACTGGCACCGGCTGACCTGGGGCGGTTTCGGTGTGGCCTGGTGCGACGATCCGGCGGTCCATCCCCGTGAACCGCTGGCCGAGGTGCTGCGCCGGCTGATCGCCGCGCTGGAGCGCGAGCCGGGCTCGCAGTGCCCGGTGTGCGACGGGGAGCGGCTCGTGTGGAGGTACGACCTGGACCACGAACCCTCGTCCGGTCCGGTCTGCACGGACTGCGGAATCCTGGTGCCGCGCCCGGTGCTCACGCCCGAGTCCCTGGCGTACGCCCGGCGGACGAGGCTGTTGGTGTCGGCTTGACGGATGCGGGTGCGCGGGGGGTGCGCCGGGGATGCCGCACCCCCACTGCCGGTGGTGACTGGCACCATCGACGCCATGATGCAGGTGTGCCTGAACGGTTCGCGGACGGCCGCTGACGGCGTGGCCGTGCCGCTGACACCCGAGTCGATGGCCGACTCGGCCGCCGAGGCCGTCGCCGCCGGGGCGACGGACATCCATGTCCACCCCAAGACGCCCTGCGGACACGACACGTTGTCGCCGCGGGTGCTCGCTCGGACGCTGTCGGCGATCCGGGAGCGGGTGCCGGTGCCGGTCGGTGTGACCACGGGCGCGTGGGCGGAACCCGACCCCGCCGCCCGGCTGCGGCGGATCCGCGACTGGACCGTGCTGCCCGACCACGCCTCGGTCAACTGGCACGAGCCGGGGGCGGAGGAGACGGCCGCGCTGCTCATGGAGCTCGGGGTGGGCGTGGAGGCCGGCATCTGGTCGGGCACGGACGGGGCCGAGCGGTTCGCGGCCTCACCGCTCGGGCCGAAGGTCCTGAGGGTCCTGGCGGAGGTGACCGACACGGACCCGTCAGCCGCCGTTTCCTCCGCGCGGGCCCTTCTGTCCGGCATCGGGACGGCACACGGACGCCCGGTGCTGCTGCACGGCGAGGACGGCGGCGCCTGGCCGGTGCTGCGACTCGCGGGCCGGCTGGGCCTGGCCACGCGGATCGGGCTGGAGGACGTCCTGGTGCTGCCGGACGGCGCGCCGGCGGGGTCCAACGCCGAGCTCGTCGCGGCCGGTCTGACGGAGCACGCGGCGGGCCGGGCGGATGCCTCCCCCGCTACCCCCGACCGCCCCGGTCGACCATCAGACGGGAACCGGTGAGGCGTTCACCGAAGACGTCGTCGGGGTTGGACAGGACGCAGGTGTCCAGGGAGAGGCAGCCGCAGCCGATGCAGTCGGCGAGGTGGTCCCGCAGCCGGTTCAGCTGTTTGATGCGCTCTTCCAGTTCGGTGCGCCAGACTTCGGAGAGGTGCGCCCAGTCCTCCCGGGTGGGCGTGCGCTCCTCGGGGAGTTCCGCGAGCGCTTCGCGGATCGTCGCCAGGGGGATGCCGACCCGTTGCGCGGCCCGGATGAAGGCGACCCGGCGGAGTGTGTCGCGCGAGTAGCGGCGCTGGTTGCCCGAGGTCCGGCGGCTGCCGATCAGGCCCTTGGACTCGTAGAAGTGCAGGGCCGAGACGGCGGCGCCGCTGCGCGCCGCGAGCTGGCCGACCGTGAGCTCATGGATCTTCTCTGGAATCCGGTGCACCCCTCGAACCCTACCGAGTGCGTTGACACAGCCCCCTCGGCCGACCATGCTAAGCAGTCGCTTAGAGATTGAGCGCGCAGACCCCCTGCACACGAGAGGCCTGGAAGACATGGCAGAGCCGAGGATCTTCACGTCCGTCGACGAGCTGAAGTCGGCAGTGGGCGAACAACTGGGGTACACCGACTGGCTCGACGTCGACCAGAAGCGGATCGACCTCTTCGCGGAGGCCACCGGCGACCACCAGTGGATCCACGTCGACCCGGAGAAGGCCGCCGCCGGCCCCTTCGGCACCACCATCGCGCACGGCTATCTGACCCTGTCGCTGCTGCCCCTCTTCGGGCCGCAGCTGATCGCCGTCGAGGGCGTGAAGATGGGCGTCAACTACGGCACGAACAAGGTGCGTTTCCCCGCTCCGGTCCCCGTCAACTCCCGGCTGCGGGCCACGGCGACGATCAGCGCCGTCGACGAGGTGCCGGGCGGGGTCCAGGTGGCCGTCGCCTTCAGCGTCGAGCGCGAGGGCGGCGACAAGCCGGTCTGTGTCGCCGAGTCCGTGGCGCGCTACTACCTCTGAGGCCGGTCCCGGACCACCTCCGAGGCCGCGGCACCCCGGCCTCAGTCCGTCGCACCCCGGGCCCCGACCATCCGCAGCACGAGGTCGGCGTACAACTCGCCGACCTGCTCCGGCGTCCGGGGCCCGTCGACGTTGAACCACCGCGCCACGTCGATGCAGAGGGACAGCACGGCCAGCGTCGTGCCGTGCACGTCGACGACCTCGAACTCGCCCGAGCGCGCGCCCTCCTCGATGATCCCGCGCACCTCGCCGTCGACCTGGCGCCGGAGCGCGAGGATCTCGGCGCGGGCGTCCGGCCCGAGCGATTCGAGTTCGTACTGCACGACCCGCGCGGTGGTGCGCCCGCCCGCGTGCCAGCGCACGAAGGAGCTCACCGCGTCGGCGAGCCGCTCGGTGGGGCTGCCCTCGCGCCGCGACGCCGTCCGCAGGATCTCCAGGGCCTTCTCGTGCCCGATCCTGCTGATGCGGTGCAGCAGCTCTTCCTTGGTCTTGTAGTGGATGTAGAGCGCCGCCGGGCTCATCCCGGCGCGGCCCGCGATGTCACGGGTCGTCGTCGCGTGGTAGCCACGCTCGGCGAAGGCCTCCACCGCGGCGACCAGCAGCCGCCGCGCCGCGTCGGGCGTGACCTCGCCCCACGCCTGCGCCTCGCCGCCGGCCGTCTCCTCCGCCGTACTCATCACTCGCCCCTCTCCACTGGCAGGAGCAACACCATACCGCCGAAGGTGAGCGAGCGCTTAGAGCGACCGCTCAGCGCTTCTCGTAGGGGGCGTACGAGGGGGCCGCGCCCGGCCCCTCCTGCCGGTCCCGGATCACCTTGGACAGGGTGAAGGCCGAGGTGACCAGGTACAGGACGGCGATGGCGAGGAAGGCCCGCACCCAGGCGTCGGCGCTCAGCTGGTAGATGCCGATGGCGGTGGCCGCCATGGCGACGGCGAAGGAGGCGACGGCCTGGCCGTAGAAGGCGGCCGTGTTCTGCTGCTTGCCCGGTGTGTCACTCATGGGGGACAGCATCGGCGGACGTGGCCCGCGCCACATCCGCCGAAGTACTCAGGCGCGTACTCAGAACGCCGAGACCCCCGTCAGCGCCCGCCCGATGACCAGCTTCTGGATCTGGCTCGTGCCCTCGTAGAGGGTCATCACCCGGGCGTCCCGCAGCAGCTTGCCCGCCGGATACTCGTCGATGTAGCCGTAGCCGCCGAAAACCTGGAGCGCGTTGTTCGCGGCGCGGACGGCGGCCTCCGAGGCGAACAGCTTGGCCTTGGACGACTCCACGGCGAACGACTGCCCCCGGTCGATCAGGTCGGCCACCCGCCAGGTCAGCAGCCGGGCCGCGTCGACGTCCAGCGCGATGTCGCTGATCAGCTCCTGGACAAGCTGGTGGTGGGCGATGGTCCTGCCGAACTGCTCGCGCTCCCCCGCGTACCGCACGGCCGCGTCCAGGGCCGCCTTGGCTATGCCCACGCAGCCCGCCGCGACCGACATCCGGCCCTTGGCGAGGGCCGACATGGCGATCGAGAAGCCCTTGCCCTCCTGCCCCAGCAGGGCGGAGGCCGGCACGCGCACGTCCTCGAGGACCAGTTCGGCGGTGGCCTGACCGCGCAGCCCGAGCTTGCCGTGGATGGTGCGGCGGGTCAGGCCGGGCGTGTCAGTGGGGACGAGGAAGGCGGAGACGCCCTTGTGGCCGGGGGCGTCCGTGGAGCGGGCGAAGAGCAGGACGACGTCGGCCCAGGTGCCGTTGGTGATGAACATCTTGGTGCCGTTGAGGACGAAGT
The Streptomyces tuirus genome window above contains:
- a CDS encoding TetR/AcrR family transcriptional regulator, encoding MSTAEETAGGEAQAWGEVTPDAARRLLVAAVEAFAERGYHATTTRDIAGRAGMSPAALYIHYKTKEELLHRISRIGHEKALEILRTASRREGSPTERLADAVSSFVRWHAGGRTTARVVQYELESLGPDARAEILALRRQVDGEVRGIIEEGARSGEFEVVDVHGTTLAVLSLCIDVARWFNVDGPRTPEQVGELYADLVLRMVGARGATD
- a CDS encoding acyl-CoA dehydrogenase family protein translates to MNLELSEEQSAVRQLARDFVEREITPHVVAWDRAEEVDRAIVKKLGEVGFLGLTIDEEYGGSGGDHLAYCLVTEELGRGDSSVRGIVSVSLGLVAKTVAAHGSEEQKRRWLPGLTSGASIGCFGLTEPGTGSDAGSLATRAVRDGDDFVLNGTKMFITNGTWADVVLLFARSTDAPGHKGVSAFLVPTDTPGLTRRTIHGKLGLRGQATAELVLEDVRVPASALLGQEGKGFSIAMSALAKGRMSVAAGCVGIAKAALDAAVRYAGEREQFGRTIAHHQLVQELISDIALDVDAARLLTWRVADLIDRGQSFAVESSKAKLFASEAAVRAANNALQVFGGYGYIDEYPAGKLLRDARVMTLYEGTSQIQKLVIGRALTGVSAF
- a CDS encoding YiaA/YiaB family inner membrane protein encodes the protein MSDTPGKQQNTAAFYGQAVASFAVAMAATAIGIYQLSADAWVRAFLAIAVLYLVTSAFTLSKVIRDRQEGPGAAPSYAPYEKR